A single window of Helicobacter pylori DNA harbors:
- a CDS encoding competence protein, whose protein sequence is MKKILCLSFFLTFSNPLQALVIELLEEIKTSPHKGTFKAKVLDSKEPRQVLGVYNISPHKKLTLTITHISTAIVYQPLDEKLSLETTLSPNRPTIPRNTQIVFSSKELKESHAHQMPSLNAPMQKPQNKPSSSQQSPQNFSYPEPKLGSKNSKNSLLQPLAIPSKISPTNEVKTPTNDAKPPLKHSSEDQENNLFITPPTEKTLPSNTPNTDASESNENNENRDNVEKQAIRDPNIKEFACGKWVYDDENLQAYRPSILKRVDEDKQTATDITPCDYSTAENKSGKIITPYTKISVHKTEPLEEPQTFEAKNNFAILQARSSTEKCKRARARKDGTTRQCYLIEEPLKQAWESEYEITTQLVKAIYERPKQDDQAEPTFYETSELAYSSTRKSEITRNELNLNEKFMEFVEVYEGHYLNDIIKESSEYKEWVKNHVRFKEGVCMVLEIEEQPRAKSTPLSIENSRVVCVKKGNYLFNEV, encoded by the coding sequence ATGAAAAAAATCCTTTGTCTGTCTTTCTTTCTGACTTTCTCTAACCCTCTTCAAGCCCTTGTGATCGAGCTTTTAGAAGAGATCAAAACTTCACCACATAAAGGCACTTTTAAGGCTAAAGTCCTTGATTCTAAAGAACCAAGACAAGTTTTAGGCGTTTATAATATCTCCCCACACAAAAAACTCACGCTCACAATCACTCACATATCCACTGCAATTGTCTATCAACCCCTTGATGAAAAACTTTCTTTAGAAACGACCTTAAGCCCTAACCGCCCTACTATCCCTAGAAACACCCAAATCGTTTTTTCTTCAAAAGAATTGAAAGAGTCGCACGCGCACCAAATGCCTTCTTTAAACGCGCCCATGCAAAAACCACAAAACAAACCTAGCTCATCGCAACAATCTCCTCAAAACTTTTCTTACCCAGAGCCCAAATTAGGCTCTAAAAACTCTAAAAACAGCCTTTTGCAGCCTTTAGCAATTCCTAGCAAAATAAGCCCCACTAACGAAGTTAAAACGCCAACAAACGACGCCAAACCCCCTTTAAAACATTCTTCAGAAGATCAAGAAAACAACCTCTTTATAACGCCACCCACTGAAAAAACGCTCCCTAGTAACACTCCTAACACTGATGCGAGTGAAAGCAATGAAAATAACGAAAATAGGGATAATGTGGAAAAACAAGCGATTAGAGATCCCAATATTAAAGAATTTGCGTGCGGGAAGTGGGTCTATGACGATGAAAACTTGCAAGCCTATCGCCCAAGCATTTTAAAACGCGTTGATGAAGACAAACAGACTGCGACAGACATTACCCCTTGCGATTACAGCACCGCTGAAAATAAAAGCGGTAAAATCATTACCCCCTATACCAAAATCTCCGTTCATAAAACAGAGCCTTTAGAAGAGCCGCAAACTTTTGAAGCTAAAAATAATTTCGCCATTCTTCAAGCCAGAAGCTCTACGGAAAAATGCAAAAGGGCTAGAGCAAGAAAAGACGGCACGACTAGGCAATGCTATCTGATAGAAGAGCCTTTAAAACAAGCATGGGAAAGTGAGTATGAAATCACCACGCAATTAGTGAAAGCCATTTATGAGCGCCCCAAACAAGACGATCAAGCAGAGCCGACTTTTTATGAAACCAGCGAATTAGCTTATTCTTCCACACGAAAAAGCGAAATAACGCGCAATGAATTGAATTTGAATGAAAAATTCATGGAATTTGTGGAAGTGTATGAAGGGCATTATTTAAACGATATAATTAAAGAAAGCAGCGAATACAAGGAATGGGTTAAAAACCATGTGCGCTTTAAAGAAGGGGTGTGCATGGTTTTAGAAATAGAAGAGCAACCACGAGCTAAAAGCACGCCTTTGAGTATTGAAAACTCTCGTGTGGTTTGTGTCAAAAAGGGGAATTATTTATTCAACGAAGTTTAA
- a CDS encoding exodeoxyribonuclease III produces the protein MKLISWNVNGLRACMTKGFMDFFNSVNADIFCIQESKMQQEQNTFEFKGYFDFWNCAIKKGYSGVVTFTKKEPLSVSYGINIEEHDKEGRVVTCEFESFYLVNVYTPNSQQALSRLSYRMSWEMEFKKFLKALELKKPVIVCGDLNVAHNEIDLENPKTNRKNAGFSDEEREKFSELLNAGFIDTFRYFYPNKEKAYTWWSYMQQARDKNIGWRIDYFLCSNPLKTRLKDALIYKDILGSDHCPVGLELV, from the coding sequence ATGAAATTGATTTCATGGAATGTGAACGGGTTAAGAGCTTGCATGACTAAGGGCTTTATGGATTTTTTCAATAGCGTAAATGCGGATATTTTTTGCATTCAAGAATCTAAAATGCAACAAGAACAAAACACTTTTGAATTTAAAGGGTATTTTGATTTTTGGAATTGTGCGATTAAAAAGGGCTATTCTGGGGTGGTAACTTTCACTAAAAAAGAGCCTTTAAGCGTGAGCTATGGTATTAATATAGAAGAGCATGATAAAGAAGGGCGCGTGGTAACTTGCGAATTTGAGTCGTTTTATTTGGTGAATGTTTATACCCCTAATTCCCAACAAGCCCTATCCAGGCTTAGTTACCGCATGAGCTGGGAAATGGAATTTAAGAAATTTTTAAAAGCTTTAGAGTTAAAAAAACCGGTCATTGTGTGCGGGGATTTGAATGTGGCCCACAATGAAATTGATTTAGAAAACCCTAAAACCAACCGAAAAAACGCCGGCTTTAGCGATGAAGAGAGGGAAAAATTCAGCGAGCTTTTGAATGCTGGTTTCATTGACACTTTCCGTTATTTTTACCCTAACAAAGAAAAGGCTTATACCTGGTGGAGTTACATGCAACAAGCAAGGGATAAAAACATTGGTTGGCGCATTGATTATTTTTTATGCTCTAACCCTTTAAAAACGCGCTTAAAAGACGCTTTAATCTATAAAGATATTTTAGGGAGCGATCATTGCCCGGTAGGGTTGGAATTAGTTTAA
- a CDS encoding outer membrane protein, whose protein sequence is MKLFSKDLFKKVTPLFLSVCFLSPTLTQAKSRFYVASQYQVGKMIMKKYNDLKRTIEGASFSLGWEINPTNYWFYSRYYFFMDYGNVILNKRTGAQANMFTYGFGGDLIVEYNKNPLYVFSLFYGMQVAENTWTISKHSANFIIDDWRSIQGFSLKTSNFRMLGLVGFKFQTVLFHHDASIEVGVKWPFAFEYDSPFVRLFSVFISHTFYL, encoded by the coding sequence GTGAAACTTTTTTCAAAGGATTTATTTAAAAAAGTAACCCCTTTATTTTTAAGCGTTTGTTTTTTAAGCCCTACCCTTACGCAAGCTAAAAGCCGTTTTTATGTGGCTTCTCAATATCAGGTGGGGAAAATGATCATGAAAAAATACAACGATCTCAAACGCACGATTGAGGGGGCGAGCTTTTCTTTAGGCTGGGAGATTAACCCCACTAACTACTGGTTTTATTCCCGCTATTACTTTTTTATGGATTATGGGAATGTCATTCTCAATAAAAGAACGGGTGCTCAAGCGAACATGTTCACTTACGGCTTTGGAGGGGATTTGATCGTAGAATACAATAAAAACCCCTTGTATGTATTTTCTCTTTTTTATGGCATGCAAGTTGCTGAAAACACATGGACGATTTCCAAACACAGCGCGAATTTCATCATTGACGATTGGCGCAGCATTCAAGGGTTTTCGCTCAAAACTTCAAATTTTAGGATGTTGGGTTTAGTGGGGTTTAAATTCCAAACCGTGCTATTCCACCATGACGCTAGTATTGAAGTGGGAGTCAAATGGCCTTTTGCTTTTGAATACGACTCACCCTTTGTAAGGCTTTTTTCTGTCTTTATTTCGCACACTTTCTATCTTTAA